The DNA segment tgcatgggctccgtgctgacagtgcagagcctgcttgggatcctctctccctctctgccctgcctacccccaacttgcactttctagctcaaaaaacaaaaacttaaaagaaatgccTATcaatcacctcacacccattaaggatggctaaaaacaaaacaaacaaaaaacgggcacctaggtagctcagtcaattaagtgtcagactcttggtttcagctcaggtcatgatctcccagttttgtgagtttgagccccgcattgggctttgcgcagggattctctcccttcttgggattctctctctctccctatctacCCCTTCGCCactagctctgtctctcaaaataaataagtaaaaaacttaAACGAACAAACACACACAGGTTGGCGAcgatatggagaaattagaaattCTGTATACTGTCGGTAGGAAAGTAAAATGATatggtcactgtggaaaacagtatggcagttcctcaaaaaaactaaaaactagaaTCATCATTTCATCTAGCAGttttacttctgggtatatacccccaAAGAACTGAAGGCAGGGTTTCAAAGAAGTATTAGTACatcagtgttcacagcagcattattcacaagagccaaaatgTGAAACCCCAAGCGTTCATTAACAGaaggatgaataaacaaaatgaagtacaTACAGCAAAAGAGTACTATTCAGcctaaaagaggaaggaaattctaacatGCAACAATAAGGATAAACTTTGAGGAcactgtgctaaatgaaataagccagtcacaaaaagataaagacTGCATgactccacttacatgaggtacttaCAGCCAAaatcatacagacagaaagcagaaaggtGGTGGCCAAGGGGGAAAGGGATTTcctatttaatgggtacagagctGCAATTTTAtaagatgaagagttctggaaatACATGGTGCTCATGGTAGCACATCATGAATGTATTTTatatcactgaactgtacacttaaaaatggttaagatggtaaattttgtttatctgtattttaacacgatttaaaaaaaaaacattaaaattaaaaaaataatgagagctagggcgcctgggtgacccagttcattaagcatctgacttcagttcaggtcacgatcttgtggttcatgggattgggctctgtgctgatagcttggagcctgatttggattctgtgtcttcctctctctctgcccctgccctactcatgctttgtctctctcaaaaataaacattaaaaaaaatttttttttttttaacaatgaaagCTGAGAGGACATTGAGTTTAATGCTGAATGTTTTAACAGCTGACGTGGTGAAAGAATTATTCTACCAAGGTCTTGTAAGAGTTAACATGTaggtgttgtgtttttgtttttgttttcagaaagaaacTACAATGgagatatgaaaaagaaaatataacaagacaaaaaataaagcccaagggcatctgggtggctcagctagttaagcatccatctgactcttgattttggctcagggcatcatctcacagttcatggagtATGaaccccttgtcaggctctgtgctgacagggtggagtctgcttgggattctctctctctgcctctccccgggccatgctctctctccctctcaaaccaaataaactttaaaaaataaaataaaatacaactaaataaaatgcacaaaaaaaGGTTTTATCCTTAGCTCAGCTAAATGTTATcctttttgaatatttactttCACCTTTCTCATGAAAAAGAGGCTAAGGGAATAACACAGACATCTGTGCTTTCAAGTACAGGCCAACAGCTCATACCTGATGTCCACTCTAAGTTTAGGGTAATACTGAGACACATATTTCCTGATGAGACTGTAGGAAGCTTCTTTAGGTTCACAAAGGCGAGTAAAGGCCAACGGGAGGATATCCTCCAATTTTACTTGTGGTTCTGGATCCACTGCGGAGCTTCTATTCTGAAATATATTACCAAAAATTATCATCATTAAAGAATATAGAATTTTCTGTTCAAATGCTTCTGTATTCAACTCAAGGGCTTTCCTAAATTGATTGATAATTTAACTTGTGCTAAACTATCACTTTTTTCCACATTCAAACAAATATACTACGGGGCACGATGGCACTTGTGTGGCAACTCTTTTGAGTTATGAAATTCAGATTGAgagttaaaaatatgtataaaaatgaggggcacctgggtagctcagtcagttgcgtgtccaactttggctcaggtcatgatctcacagtcggggggttcaagccccgtgtagggctctgcactgacagctcagggcctggagcctgcttcagattctgtgtctccctctctctctgtccctcccccactcacactctctctctggctcttgaaaataaataaatgttaaaaaaaaaaaaagtataaaaatgaaaaggaatggtAGACTTTATTTAAAAGTCTTAGTTTATTCCTACCCTTCAATAACAAAGAATAAAGACCATGCAGCACCAAAAAGCACTGCACAAAAGTTCATTTCAAAAGTGTTTCAAAGTTGtagaaaaaatgtacaaaaacttTCAGAGTTGCAAAAACACAGCTGTAGAGGAACAGTCACGATTTCAGTTACTGACATGGGGAAAATACTGAATGTTTCactttattattaacattttataattattatttattatttatttatatatttttatattagttatATTTAGTAGTATTTCACTTTATTATGGAAAGTATTATACTTTCCACAAATGAAATTATGTGTCTTAAGAAGtgttaacatttacaaaaaaaaaaaaaaaaagaaaaagaaaaagaaaaagaaaagaaaaaaaaagaaaaagaaaaactggctcTGAATATAGTTTTGGGGTCTAATATTGGGTAAAGATGTACTCATATATGTCCCTTTTCGTTTATAACAGATTGGTTTCACTAAAAGAAGTATAATTCATAGAGTTGCCAATAATTCAACATATGGCAGTTAAGTGCATGggctcggtgggggggggggggtggggaggggtggggggacgaCTGCTTGGATTTACACTGTTTTCTACTCACCAGCTGGGCGATAATGAGCAAATTACTTACAACCTCTTCAGGCCTTAATAGTAAGGCTACACTttgcatagtgcctggcacacagtgaacactcaataaatgtcattttagGAGATGTAGTTTTAGAGTGCTCAAACTGTGGTTTAGACTTCTTACCTTTCTGTTTCTGGATTTCTGAggtgtttttcttgatttttggACCACAATAAAACTCCCAGAAGCACCTTTTCCTTTTACCTATGGTAAATTAATTTTAGTTGCGAtaaccaatatttttattttaaattatcctggtattaatatttataactttatatGAGACTAAGCAAAGTACAGGGCATGACGATACAAGAACTAGTGTAAAATGTTGTTCAACtcttcagagaaaaaagaacaatggaTTAATCAAAAGACTTGGGACTGAATCCCATTTATGGTACCATCTAGCCATTCAATATTGGACAACCCCATGAAGCCTCTGAGCTTTTGTTCCCTCGTCTACACACCTGGGGAAGAATGCTATTGTGACACCAGGTTAACAGTATATATAAGCTATCCACCCCGCATGAAAGAAGGTATAATCTcttggggaaaatgagaaaatctctATCTTGAAAGGAAGACTGCTCCCTGGCAAAAGTTTACGGACCGCTGATCTCAAACTATAGTGCTTCCCAGACCACCCATGAGCCATTATTACTGCACCTGTGACAGTTATCTAACTCACAGCCACTGCATATGATGGTATGTGTAAGTCTTACCACGTGTTTccacagtttacaaagcactttcacagaACTTTAAAGCTGATTCACACTAACCAGAGTCCTCCACACCTTAGCTTTATTTATGCTATCTTGAACATAGCAATCAAGCTGAAATACTTTCAGCCTGTAAAGTGTTGTTTAAGCATCAAAATGAGGTTCAGCCTATGAGGCAAGAATAGGTCATAAACTATATTTCGTAAAGAAAAACACGAAGCCAGCTCATCAATTATGCTGAATACACTATGATTGAGGACAGATCTTTGGCTCTAATTACACTGGTTAGATAATACCTTTCAGTCAGAGACCATTACAAAGGCCATAAAAACATCAGTTATACACCATTTTGAGAAAACTATAACGTAAGCTCCACGGCAGAAATCTGCTTTACTCACTGATGGGCCCccaagcacctggcacacaggaacAATTTGTATTTGTGGAGTGAAGTACTTGTTGGAAGTTCCTAAGCAGAATTTAAATGCCTGAATGGCACAGAATTCTGTGTTCATCAGATTGTGCAGAAAGGTATGGAAGAAAGGCAACGGGACTCTCAGAATGCAGTGAACTAGGTCCTTTGAACTATTTTTGCCACTACCATGGCATTGTGGTAATTACTTCATCCCTCTGAACCTTTGAAGAAAATTTAGGTAAGATACACTCCAttccaacttaaaatttttatgtttctaagcAATGTTTTGATGTGCTAGGCAAAATAACGTAGATTTATGCCCGAAATCAATACTGGTTTTAGTACTAGTCTCAATTTACTCAGGCTTCTCTAATGCTCCTAACAAGCTTCAATAATTTTAGACACTGTTAAGATGAACCTATTTACAAATTTATAATGGTAACAAGTCTAGTCATAAGGTAGACTTTAAAACTAACAAATGCAAGACGAGAGCAATTCTTTTTTGCTGCTGCAATAAAAGAATTCCTTAACCCCACCTCTCATCTTCAGTACATGATCTCAAGCACAAGGGGCCCCCAAAGAAAATCCAATTAGAAGTACAAGCAGCACTAGAAAACAATTATGCTATCATATTGCTTCTGCTCTCCAGAACAGTTAACTTATCAAAGGTAACTGGCACCAGTGATCTGAAACCTAGTCTCAAATAATAAAACTAGGCCATGCTTAAACATTTCATCAtcatgttaatttatatttttacaaaaaaaaaaaaaaaaaaaaaaaaaaagacaaaaagcctaAATGTTATTATGGACTTACAGctattacatgttgaaatgatctTATCCTCAACAATTGTTTAATACCTGTTTGATGACACCTctatttaattctctttttagtGCTTGTTTAAGGAGGTAGCCCCTTCTCTCCAGCTCCAGAGAAGGGTACTTATGGATAATGTATTTCCGAATAGCAACCACTGATGCACCACTCTTCTGGAAGCATGCCTAGAAAACAGATTTACCGAAACACGCATATTACTTTACACTAGCTGTTTTCATTAGACAGAGAATCTGAcacatgttttcaaaataaactattttggAGATGAACTTGataatgaatgataaaaatgGCACGGAAGAATGAGTAGTATTTCAGGTAACTTCAGTTCATCATGGCTGTGGAGAAATACAGAATTACAATATTTTTGCAACAATTTTACTTTAGTTCAAACCAGGCAAAGAGAAGACACAACATGTGAAGAACAACATTCTGTGTGTCAAGGAAGAACctctttctattttaattctattttgtatttaGAAGACAGATCTTtagcattaaaatgaaaaaaaaaatagaacatttctattaATTGCAGGATTACAGATCTGGCTCATTTTATGGAATGAGCTTTAGCACACCAGGACCAATGTTTCTCTCTAGGCTTTATGCAAATGTCAGCAGAGAAGATAAACAAAGATAATCTGAATAAATGGCATAAAACTGGTTTTATAAATGGCAAAATCTTAAGGAGAGTTTTGGGTAACAATGAGGACATTCAATTGCAATTTAAAATGCTCTCTTTCACTTCCATCCAATTTAACTATATTCTATTTGATTAATGCCCAAGGAAGACTCAAGTAGGTCATTAAGTCAGGAAGGTGgcaaatttttttcaagtgctttaCATTTTGAAGCATACATAAGCAGCATCTGTTATTTACCTAATGGGCTAGTTCACCAATTCTGTGTTGTCTTTCTCTATAAACTGAATGGAGAACTTACTCATTCTCATTGGATAAAACACttggttgaattttattttatatactttgacaataaagaaaaaaattcacaggcAGATGGAGCAGAAAAGACTACAGAACATAGAACAAGTTGGGTTAATATGGTTCACCTATTTCAAGTAAATGTTTCTGACCTATCAAAACCACTGATGTTTACTCCTGatcttaaaatacaaagaaaatcaaacGGAAAAGAACCCTCTAATGCTAAAACAATTCCATGGTCCACCAAACTGACAATGAGATGGAAGCAGACATCAGGACTCCTGTTTGATTCACAAAATGGTTCTGGTAGTCTGAAATCATGATTTGTTACACTGCATGgaacacacacccacccacccctcattTGTACAAATATGCACAATCAGATTCAAACTATTCTTTAGACCTAATTTATactgttctaatttttttgtttcactatttaaaattttggtcCTTCTCCAACCTCACTGTGACCCTGCTTCTCTAAACTTAGGCTGAGTGGTCATGAAGTGAAAACCTTGATGAAAAGCTATACAAAGAAATGAGATCTCACCATAGTCAAGCTATCTAGACCAAGAAAGTTTCAAGGAGTTGAGAGCACTCTTAAAAGAatacagggaggaaaaaaaaaaaaaagaatgcagggaGAGGTCTAAAGACAAACTCTTTTCCAGTTTATATGTCAGTGCTGTCTTCTCAAATTCTGAGAATGACCACTAGGCTGCCCCTTCCTATGTATACCATCCTTGATTAAATTGGTTTTTATCCCCCTTTCCCCAACTCTGACTCAGATCCTAGCAACAAGGTCCCTAAAATGAGGGTGTCTTTGGCTCCTATCTTAGCTTCTCTTATCATCTCATCATGTGAATTAACATGGCAAAAGTAACCAGAAAAACTTACACAAAAAAGGCAAGGTCAGATTAGAAGATAACCTTAAAAATCAAggggcctgcgtggctcagtaggttgagcgttgattttggctcaggtcatggtctcacggtttgtgggatcaagccacgcgatgggctctgcgctgagagtatggacactgcttgggattttccctctcccaccctctctgcccctcccccacttgtatgcgCGAgcgtgcacaagttggggaggggcagagaggaaagacagaatcccaagcagggatgcggggctccaactcctaaaccgtgagatcatgacttgagccaaagtcaagagtcaagaTGTTTAACTGCACGACCTAGGTGTCCTAAAATaaacagaccccccccccccaaaaaagatgctcttaaaaattaaaattaagaaacctACATGAGGACCCTTAAGCTAATAGAAGTCAATGGATTATAGAAAAGTCATAAAGGAGGAGAATTTTTGGTGATGAAACAAAGTAGTAAGGTTTCTAAGAAGGTTTCTTATAGCTCAGGTAGGAAAGCTAACCACTACCAGTATTAGACagtcaaatttgaaaaatgaacctAAAGACAGTAAatcttttttggggcgcctgggtggctcagtcagttaaacgtccaacttcggctcaggtcatgatctcatggtttgtgagtttgagccccatgtcaggttctgtgctgatagctaggagcctggagcttgcttaggatttggtgtctccctctctctctggccctcccctgcttgcactctctctgtcaaaaataaataaacgtttaaaaaaaaaattttttttaagatagtgtatctttttaagataaaatccTCTATGCTATTCCGTTACTCTCAGTCACAATCAGACTTTCATAAAGGCAAAGATGACCGTGTTTTATTCTCTGTTATATCCCTAGCAGGATTATCTGACACAGAGAAGTTTTAGTTAgtccttaaatgtttgttgaataaattaacagGTTCAGCCTTCAAAGAAATACTATACTTAACCATTAAAatgagtgtaaaaaaaaaaaaaatctaaaaataaaaatacttgctatagtaaatttgaatttaaaaaattaacagtgcTCACCAAatgtgattttcttaaaaaacaaaaaaacaaaaacaaaaacaaaaaaacacatgaacTTCACAATGGCTTTCTTCTACTTCAGTATTTTTTAGGAAACAGCAAGATTTCTGATGTCTGGACAGGAATATGCCATTTTCAAATAACCAAAAGACAAACAGAATAAATCTAAGATGAACTGCTTGTAATAAAAACTTGCCTTAATGGCCTCAGTTAGGATTGCATCCATCTTGGGACGTGGGGAGGAAGCCATCGGTGTTTGTTTCTGGGCCCTGGCTAGCTGGCTGGCAGAAAGGGTAGCCCAGGAAGgtattgtttttttcactttcttctccttttctttagaCTGATCTTtctcactttaaaacaaagaattgtTATTATGCAAGGTAAACTCTCCAGAAAGAGGTATAAAGTCAGAAAGAAGAATAGACAAGAGAGggataaaaattaatgttttaatttacttccaCACTAAAGTGATAAAATAAGCAAAGTTtgacaaaataaaaccttttttaaaaattggatactGTAAATGAACCAAAAAGGTGTTTTCTCTTAGGTACAGGGGAGAGAAGTCATATAAATTAGCACTGGTATGAAGGACCAGCacatgaaagaaatgagaattttaaaatgtattctaataACTACAACAGGTGTAATTTAGCACAGTGAAAAGAACTCAAGCTCTgaagtcagaagacctgggtttgagtttTTGCTCTAACATTTCCTAGCTGTAAGACTTTAGCCAACTGACCTGAATCTCAgcttcctcagctgtaaaatagtaatataaaacattttataaggtTGTTGCAAGAATTATGAGATTATGttcataaaaacaattttgtgaGCCATAAAGCATTATACAAATGTATTCTAAATAATCATAACAGTACCCCATGCAACTAAAATATAGGGTAGCTGCTAAAAATTCCACAGAACTTAAACCTATAAAGCTGGGATAAAGGATTCCTTGAGGATTACACCTAGAAGGTATAGTTATTACTGAgttactcttttattttaaatgtaattcctAACTGTTCTGACCAATTACGAGAAGAATGCAACCAGTTATcctgcaaaaaacaaacaaacaaaaaagccctcTTCAAATTAACAAAGAATTTCCACCACACTGTACAAATTATCAGTAGCAAATTTTGCTTTCAGATTCTCAAAGTCACCGTCCAAATGTACACATTTTTAGGTGACTCTGGCAATGGCTGATACAGATTAATGTTTTCtaacataaacatataaaaacaacTCGCAAAGGTATAGGTAGGAATAAAATGGTCAAGTGTTTCCCAGGTCAGATTTTTAGTCATGTTTCATTTCTTATTGAAATTATGTCAATGATTAAAATATGAGACACTCCCATAATGAATCCTAAGTAcacaaaaaaaagtttcaaaggcAAAAGCAATGAATTTTGGGTTATTCAAACCATTGTTATAAGAGCTACAAGCTCTAATAGGCCATAGAACTATATAATAAACCTATTTCAAACAGTAATTCTAAAAAGTAAATCCAAGTAAGTAGCAAACATCTAGCATAAACCAATGATACAATCCTTTAAAACAATCTGATCTACAGTCCTTTTACACAGTCTTCAATTTTAAATAGCAAGAAGGCGTAACTCCTTACTCCTTTTTGGTTTCCTCAGAAGActtgttctcttccttctcttcgtTCTCAGGTTCTCCCTTTGGCTGCTCTGTCTCACTAGATGTAGCAGGTGGAGTTTCATTCTCTTGTTCTTCTACAGTGGAGACAGATTCCTCTGAACTTATATCTGGTTCTAAAAAATCAGGTGTGCAGAATGGCATCAAATAGATTAGAGCCTGAGTCAATAAAAGGGTAAAAGGCTATATTATTAAACAGAGAAGCCAAATGTTCCAATTGACAGACTTTAAAACGAATAAGTGTCTATCAGTTGcagtgttctttccttccttatgtAGCTCTAACTGCCTGTTCAAAGGTTGTTTATCCAGACCACCATGTGAAAAAAGGAGATGGACCAGGGAAttacacagaaagagaaactcaTTTTACCCTGAATCAAACCTCTTGCCTGTTCTCCTCTGCAATATTAATGAGATTCATAATTAAGACATTAGCTATTTCATAATTTAACAGATGAATCTTAGTAAGGGAATAAGTAATAgaaagttaacacctattttccaAGTGAAAAGACTGGGGCAAGAGCAGAAACGTGAGGGGGGAATACTGAGGTCTGCAGTGGcttgtttgtgtcttttctcaGCAAGCCTCTTTGAGCAGTACTACAAAATACAGAGCCCCAGATATGGTTAAATAGGGACTTCAAAGAAAGGACTCTCCAATGGCAAAAcataggcaaaaaataaaagtatatgctTGAAGAGTTTGGTCATTTAAATTATGTGAACAAATTATTATCATAATGATGAAAAAtcctaaagaacaaaaaaatgccggggcgcctgggtggctcagtgggttaagcatctgactttggctcaggtcatgatcttgtagttcatgggtttgagccctgtgctgtcagcacagagccccctcaggatcctctgtctccctctctgtccctttcctgcttgcatgtgcaagcaatctctctctctctcaaaaataaacattttttttaaaaaaagaacaaaaccatgCCACTTACTTCTTATAACCAAACTACATATATACAATTCTAAAGGAATTtctaattttcaacaaattaaaattctaaaccCTGAATTTCAGGACAGTCAACTGTCAT comes from the Acinonyx jubatus isolate Ajub_Pintada_27869175 chromosome C1, VMU_Ajub_asm_v1.0, whole genome shotgun sequence genome and includes:
- the HP1BP3 gene encoding heterochromatin protein 1-binding protein 3 isoform X3, whose amino-acid sequence is MPIRRTVNSTRETPPKSKLAEGEEEKPEPDISSEESVSTVEEQENETPPATSSETEQPKGEPENEEKEENKSSEETKKDEKDQSKEKEKKVKKTIPSWATLSASQLARAQKQTPMASSPRPKMDAILTEAIKACFQKSGASVVAIRKYIIHKYPSLELERRGYLLKQALKRELNRGVIKQVKGKGASGSFIVVQKSRKTPQKSRNRKNRSSAVDPEPQVKLEDILPLAFTRLCEPKEASYSLIRKYVSQYYPKLRVDIRPQLLKNALQRAVERGQLEQITGKGASGTFQELRPTWCRGVLS